Proteins encoded by one window of Paenibacillus sp. DCT19:
- a CDS encoding spore coat protein has protein sequence MNPILEHMSGLHTLTDDVIAMDLLINAKSGVRNYAMAVTECATPEIKRILMKQLDEAIDSHEKISHYMVQHGLYHPYHIPEQIQLDLKNIQTAMNILS, from the coding sequence ATGAACCCAATATTAGAACATATGTCAGGCCTTCATACGCTTACTGATGACGTGATTGCAATGGATTTGTTGATAAACGCCAAAAGCGGAGTCAGAAATTACGCCATGGCTGTGACCGAATGTGCCACTCCAGAAATCAAGCGAATTTTGATGAAACAGCTCGATGAAGCTATAGACTCTCATGAAAAGATATCACATTACATGGTACAGCATGGCTTGTACCATCCATATCATATTCCAGAGCAAATCCAGCTCGATCTGAAAAACATTCAAACTGCTATGAACATTCTGTCCTGA
- a CDS encoding MFS transporter, with amino-acid sequence MSIRNRWLMISVGLGILLNPLNSSMISVAIPRLQNEFQLDFTVVSWIIFSFYIASAIAQPIMGKASDLFGRRRIFLTGLVVSFVASLLAPLSSNFGWLIVFRIVQSIGTSMMVAVGMAIVRIHITEKQATALSFLSIFLSGAAAIGPFIGGVIIHWWGWPAIFLVNIPFVVTSFLLAWRHIPKDIPTTTSVAHNMSLRKWSDLIDAPGVLLFTMGLVALLVGLLSTKSSGQISLNNVIVGLIGFVGLGAFVRHELKAKAPFIPIRTFVKYPAMTWVNVEFLLFNLLFYSLFFGLPSYLQIVRHISEFHTGMLMLSLGLCSLVTSPMAGRWIDKSGPRPALLMSGMLMTFGSVWIVTLDQTSPVISVCLALAAFGISNGLNSVAMQAALFKSSPKEIIGVASGIFNTSRYLGTILSSILISSVMGDNFSFEGFRVLGIILTLIALSLVFINWRRKEKGQLHGS; translated from the coding sequence ATGAGTATTCGCAATAGGTGGTTGATGATCTCCGTTGGACTAGGAATTCTATTGAACCCCTTAAATTCTTCAATGATTTCAGTTGCAATTCCAAGGCTGCAAAATGAGTTCCAACTCGATTTCACCGTGGTATCATGGATTATTTTTTCTTTCTACATTGCGAGCGCTATCGCTCAACCTATCATGGGAAAAGCTAGCGATTTATTCGGACGGAGGAGGATATTTCTTACGGGACTTGTTGTATCCTTCGTTGCATCATTATTAGCTCCACTATCTTCAAACTTTGGGTGGCTCATCGTATTCCGCATTGTACAATCCATCGGAACAAGCATGATGGTTGCGGTTGGAATGGCCATTGTGCGAATACATATTACGGAGAAACAAGCGACTGCACTGTCATTTCTGAGCATATTCCTATCCGGAGCGGCAGCGATTGGCCCCTTTATTGGTGGAGTCATCATTCACTGGTGGGGCTGGCCTGCTATCTTTTTGGTTAATATTCCGTTCGTAGTGACAAGCTTTTTATTAGCTTGGAGGCATATTCCTAAGGATATTCCGACTACGACATCCGTTGCTCACAACATGTCCTTACGCAAATGGTCTGATTTGATTGATGCGCCAGGAGTTCTCCTATTTACCATGGGTCTGGTTGCTCTACTCGTTGGATTATTGTCCACAAAATCGTCTGGTCAAATTTCATTAAACAACGTTATTGTGGGGCTAATTGGCTTCGTTGGACTGGGAGCTTTCGTGCGACATGAGTTAAAAGCGAAAGCACCTTTTATTCCTATACGCACATTCGTTAAATATCCTGCAATGACTTGGGTCAATGTCGAATTCTTGCTCTTTAACTTGCTTTTTTACTCTCTCTTTTTTGGACTTCCGTCCTATTTGCAAATCGTTCGTCATATCAGCGAGTTCCATACAGGGATGCTCATGCTAAGCTTAGGCTTGTGCTCGCTCGTTACTTCTCCAATGGCAGGACGATGGATCGATAAATCAGGTCCCAGGCCAGCATTGCTTATGTCCGGAATGCTTATGACATTTGGATCCGTGTGGATCGTAACACTGGATCAAACTTCACCAGTTATCAGTGTGTGTCTGGCTTTAGCTGCATTCGGTATTAGCAATGGGTTGAACAGTGTCGCTATGCAAGCGGCCTTATTCAAAAGTTCACCAAAAGAAATTATAGGTGTAGCATCTGGAATATTTAATACCTCCAGATACCTGGGAACCATTCTCTCTTCTATACTGATTAGCAGTGTAATGGGAGATAACTTCAGCTTCGAAGGATTTCGAGTACTTGGGATTATCCTCACGTTAATTGCATTGTCATTGGTATTCATAAATTGGCGGCGCAAGGAGAAAGGGCAGTTGCATGGATCCTAG
- a CDS encoding glycoside hydrolase family 1 protein, translating into MNNTYKDQFPENFLWGGAIAANQAEGGWVDGKGLDLASCFLKGLSDVGSFSVPKQGEYHPLEKGIDFYHRFKEDIKLFAEMGFKIFRTSINWTRIFPNGDDDQPNEKGLQFYDELFDELLKYGIEPLVTISHYETPYNLVEKYDSWRNRKLIDFYERYCEVIFNRYKNKVKYWMTFNELNNMRRNPFYVGGIIYKENENRMQAIYQASHHMFVANAKAIKLCRAIIPNAQIGCMMSLSNIYPHTCDPVAVFETQDIRRRALFFPDVMLRGYYPTYVYRLWKENDCHIEMHDEDLELMKSYTNDFLAFSYYRTTTHEKGQPYFGDTGGDIGTPNPYLETSDFGWQIDPLGFRFTLNELWDRYQVPLIPVENGMGAKDEIIDGKIHDEYRIDYLRQHLIALKEAIKDGVSIMGYTYWGPIDIISAGTFDIEKRYGFIHVDLDREGNGTLNRTKKDSFYYYQNVIKTNGESL; encoded by the coding sequence ATGAACAACACGTATAAAGATCAATTTCCTGAGAACTTTTTGTGGGGGGGAGCGATTGCTGCCAATCAGGCAGAAGGTGGATGGGTAGATGGCAAGGGCTTGGACTTGGCCAGTTGCTTTTTGAAAGGATTATCTGACGTAGGATCTTTCAGTGTACCAAAACAAGGAGAATATCATCCGCTGGAAAAAGGAATTGATTTTTATCATCGATTCAAGGAAGATATTAAACTGTTTGCAGAAATGGGTTTTAAAATTTTCAGAACATCTATCAACTGGACCAGAATATTTCCTAATGGCGATGACGACCAGCCAAACGAAAAGGGATTGCAGTTTTACGATGAACTGTTCGATGAGCTGTTGAAATATGGAATTGAACCACTCGTTACCATTTCACACTATGAAACGCCATATAATCTCGTAGAGAAATATGACAGCTGGAGAAATCGAAAATTAATTGATTTTTACGAGCGGTACTGTGAAGTCATCTTTAATCGATATAAAAACAAAGTGAAATACTGGATGACATTCAATGAACTTAACAATATGAGAAGAAATCCATTTTATGTGGGTGGAATCATCTATAAAGAAAATGAGAATCGCATGCAAGCGATCTATCAAGCCAGTCATCATATGTTTGTGGCAAATGCAAAGGCGATTAAACTGTGTCGTGCAATCATCCCAAATGCACAAATTGGTTGTATGATGTCACTGAGTAATATCTATCCACATACGTGCGATCCGGTCGCTGTATTTGAAACGCAGGACATTCGAAGAAGAGCTTTGTTCTTTCCCGATGTCATGTTAAGAGGATATTATCCAACATATGTTTATCGTCTTTGGAAAGAGAATGATTGTCATATCGAAATGCACGATGAGGACCTAGAACTCATGAAATCCTACACGAACGATTTCTTGGCTTTCAGTTACTACAGAACGACCACACATGAGAAAGGACAACCTTATTTCGGCGATACTGGAGGAGATATTGGCACGCCGAACCCATATCTCGAAACAAGTGACTTCGGATGGCAAATAGATCCTCTTGGATTCCGGTTTACTTTGAATGAATTATGGGATCGCTATCAAGTGCCTTTGATTCCTGTTGAAAATGGCATGGGTGCCAAAGATGAAATAATTGATGGAAAGATCCATGATGAGTATCGCATCGATTATTTGAGGCAACACCTTATTGCGCTGAAGGAAGCGATTAAAGATGGTGTATCCATCATGGGGTACACTTACTGGGGGCCAATTGATATTATTTCTGCGGGCACTTTTGATATTGAAAAGCGTTACGGGTTCATTCATGTAGACCTAGACAGAGAAGGTAACGGAACCTTAAACCGAACCAAAAAGGATTCATTCTACTACTATCAAAATGTAATAAAAACAAATGGAGAAAGTCTTTAA